In the genome of Thermodesulfobacteriota bacterium, the window AACGGAACGCGCTCCACCAGCCCTTAAGTCTCTCCATCATTCGCCGGCGCCCTCCCGCGCTTCCCGCCTGCGCCGCTCCATGATCTCCTCGTACTCGAGCGGGTGCTCTTCCTTTATTTCATGCTCGGTGATACGGCCGTGCCACCACATGAGCGACCCGGGGAACCGGTCCGGGTTGAAGTGGACGTTGTAGAAGTGCCAGACGACGATCGCCAGCGTGGCGAGGAGCGCCTCGTCGCTGTGCATCTCGTGCGCCATGTCGATGGCGACTTTCGGCAGGAACTTCATGATGACCGTCTCGAACCAGAGGAACGCGCCCGAGCCGATCATGATGACGCAGCCCCAGTAGACCGCCCAGTAGTCGAACTTCTCGATGTAGCTGAACCGGCCGAACTTCGGTTTCTCGGGGCTCTTGCCCAGGAAATGCCGGATGTTGGCGCGGATGTCCTTCGCGTCCTGGAGCTTCGGGAGCAGGAGGAGGAAATCGCGCCGCCCGTCCCGCGAAAGGATCGTGTAGAGGAAATGGTGGACCATGAAATAGATCAGCATCGCCGCGCCGACGCGGTGGACGATGGTCGAGGCCTGGATCCCGCCGAAGAGCCCGATGAGCCACCCGGACAGGAAGAACTCGGGGAACTTCAGCGGCATGCCGGTGACGATCAAGATGATGACCGAGGAGAACAGCACCATGTGCTGGAAGCGGAAGTTCCGGTTGAACCGCTCGAACGTCTCTCCCTTCTCCAGCTCCTTCTCCCTCGCGCGCCGCTCCCGCTCGAGGCGCGCCGCCTCCTTCCGCTCCGCCTCGGTGCGGGCGCGCAGCTCCGCCTCCATCTCCTCCCGCACGCGCCGGCGGACCTTCTCCTTCAGCGCCTCGGCCTGCTCCGGGGGAAGCGAGGCGAGCTCCCCGGAGGCCGCCTCGATTTCCCGATCGACGACGTCGGCCGCCGGGTCCTTCGGGTCTTTCTCGGACATGCTCATGACTCCCGTTCGGGTGGTTGTCGGACCGTCACCGCTCTCCGCGGAGGCGCCGCGTCCTGCCGTACATGTCGAGGAAGATGTGCCCGACCAGCGCCAGCATGGTGAAGATCGTCAGGTACTTGAAGAACGTCGCCGTCCAGTAGATGATCCCCGCCTCCTTCTTCGTGGGGTCCACGTGGATCTTCCCCTCCGCGAAGTGGGCCGACGCGCCGGGGTGGCATTTCCCGCACGTCGCGGGGATGTTCTTCACGTTCACCATGGAGAGGGGATCCTCCGGAGGCCGGATGTCGTGGACCCCGTGGCAGGAAGCGCAGTTCGCGACGGTGCGGGACCCGAAGCCGCTCGCCACGCCGTGGAACGACTCCCTGTACGTCGCCACCTGCTCCGCCTCGATCCCGAATTTGCTCATGATGACCACCGACGCGTGGCACTTGGAGCACTGCTCCGATACATGCGTCGGGTACACGGTCGACCGGGGATCCAGATGGGAGTAGATGCTGTGCTCCCCGTGGCACCCGGTGCAGGAGGGCGCCTCCTTGACCCCCTTCGCGACGGCCGCGCCGTGGATGGACCCCTTGTATCTGGCGTAGATCTCCATATGGCACCGGCCGCACGTCTCGGCGACGCTGGCCCGCGCGACCTTCGACTCGGGGCTTTTCGTCTTGAGTACCTGGTGGCCGCCGTGGCAGTCCTGGCACAGCGGCGCCTTCGCGTTCCCGGCGGCGATCGCTTTCCCGTGCGCCGACTCGAAGTACGCAAGGACGTTGTCGGACTGCGGCGCCCCCTCCTTGTTCCCCTTGAAATGGCAATGGGTGCAGTTCACCCGCCGGGGGCGCGTCCGGTGCGGGATCTCGCTCACGTCGAAGTGGCAGTCCGTGCACACCCTCTTCTCGTGCACCGACCCCTTCACGCTGTCCTGCGACGCGAACAGGTCGCGGATGGCGCCGTCCACCAGCAGCTTCCGGAACTCGGGCTTGCCGTGGCACAGCGTGCACTTCTCGATGGAGATCGCGCCTTCCGCGCCGGGCGCGGACGCCGCGAGGAGGGCTCCCGCGAGAAGCAGCGCGGCAGCGAGCGGGAACCGCCTCATAACGTCCCGTCCTCCTTCAGACGCTCGTATTCCAGCGGGTGCTCCTTCCGCATCCATTCCGCCGACACTTTTCCGGTGAGCCAGGCGGCGTTCATCGGGAAGGAGGAAGGGTGCAGGTGCACGTTGTACATGTGCCAGAGGAAGAGGATCACGAAGCCGAGGAGCCCCTGGTATCCGTGGACGATCAGCGTCAGGTCGAGGACGAACTTGGGGAAGAAGCGCATGGAGAAGGTCTCCGCCCACAGCATGATGCCCGTGGCGGCGATGAGCACGATCCCCACCGCGGTCCCCCAGTACTGGAACTTCTCCCGGAAGCCGTACTTCCCGATGCGCGGGTAGGCGTCGGCCTGGCCGAGGTTGTACCACATGGCCTGGAGGAAATCGGAGAAGTCCTTCCGGGTGACCGAGAAGTCGCGGAACTCCGCCTTCCCTTCTTTCGTCAGTAGCATGTAGAAGACGTGGTAGACGAGATTCGCCAGCAGGAGCACGGCGGCGACCCGGTGGACCACACCCCGGTTCTGCACCCCCCCCTCGAAGCGGATGATCGCCTGGGCGACCGCGTTCTCGTGGTACATCAGCGCGAAGCCGGTCACCGCCAGGACCAGCAGCAGGACCGTCAGCAGCATGTGCTGCGCCCGGAAGAGGAACGTCATGCGGACCACCGTCCCCTCCGCCTTGCCGGAATCGCTCATTGCGCCCCCCCTTTCCCTCCCGGCGGGCCTTCGCGCCGGCGCGTCCACCGTCCGTACAGCTCGAACCCGACGTGCAGGAGGAACAGGATCCCCAGCGAGGAAATGAAGAGGATGTAGAAGACCCGGATCGCGAAGACGCCCGGCGCC includes:
- a CDS encoding cytochrome b/b6 domain-containing protein yields the protein MSEKDPKDPAADVVDREIEAASGELASLPPEQAEALKEKVRRRVREEMEAELRARTEAERKEAARLERERRAREKELEKGETFERFNRNFRFQHMVLFSSVIILIVTGMPLKFPEFFLSGWLIGLFGGIQASTIVHRVGAAMLIYFMVHHFLYTILSRDGRRDFLLLLPKLQDAKDIRANIRHFLGKSPEKPKFGRFSYIEKFDYWAVYWGCVIMIGSGAFLWFETVIMKFLPKVAIDMAHEMHSDEALLATLAIVVWHFYNVHFNPDRFPGSLMWWHGRITEHEIKEEHPLEYEEIMERRRREAREGAGE
- a CDS encoding cytochrome b/b6 domain-containing protein produces the protein MSDSGKAEGTVVRMTFLFRAQHMLLTVLLLVLAVTGFALMYHENAVAQAIIRFEGGVQNRGVVHRVAAVLLLANLVYHVFYMLLTKEGKAEFRDFSVTRKDFSDFLQAMWYNLGQADAYPRIGKYGFREKFQYWGTAVGIVLIAATGIMLWAETFSMRFFPKFVLDLTLIVHGYQGLLGFVILFLWHMYNVHLHPSSFPMNAAWLTGKVSAEWMRKEHPLEYERLKEDGTL